DNA from Pirellulales bacterium:
AGCGTGTTTGTCGACGAGCTTCGCTACCCGACGAGCGTGGCGGCTTGGGGACGCGGTGTCTTGATCTGCGCCGCACCCGACATTCTGTACGCCGAAGATACCGACGGCGACGACGTGGCCGACCGGCGCGAAGTGCTCTTCACTGGTTTCAGCACCGGGAATCCGCAGCACCAGATGAACGGGCTGCAGCGCGGGCTCGACGGATGGTTTTACTGCGCCAACGGCCACAGCGAAGGCGAGGTGCGATCGACCAAGACGGGGCAAACGGTCGAAGTCAGCGGTCGCGACTTCCGCATCGATCCGGCCACGGGCAGCATCGAGACCGAAATCGGCTCGACGCAATTCATTCGCAGCCGCGACGATTGGGGAAATTGGTTCGGCAACAACAACATCGATCCCCTTTGGCATTACGTGCTCGAAGAGCGCTATTTGCGCCGCAATCCGCACGTGCCATATCCCGACGCGCGTAATCCCGTGCCCGACGAACCGGGGTCCGCGCCCGTTTACGCTCGCAGCCGTACGCTCGAGCGCTTCAACGATCTGCACACGGCCGACCATTTCACTTCGGCGTGCAGCACGATTCTGTACCGCGACGAGCTGCTCGGCGCCGCATGGGCGAGCAGCTCGTTCGTGAGCGAACCAGTGCACAATCTCGTGCATCGCGAAGTGGTGCGCGACGACGGGCTTTCGCTGGCCAGTCGCCGAGCGGCCGACGAAGCGACGAGCGAGTTTCTCGCGTCGACCGACAGTTTCTTCCGCCCCACGATGGTCAATACGGGGCCCGATGGTGCACTGTGGGTGGCCGATATGTACCGGTTGGTGATTGAGCATCCCGAGTGGATTCCCGCCGAGGCGCAGGCCCGGTACGATTTGCGCTCCGGCAGCGACCGCGGGCGGATCTATCGCCTGTACCCGGTCGGTTCGCGGCCGCGTCCGATCGTGCGGCTGTCCGAGCTGTCGCCGGTCGAACTCGTCACGGCACTCGATTCGCCCAACGGACCACAGCGCGACCTGGCCGCGCAGCTCCTGGTCGAACGCGCCGACGAGGCAATGCGGGAACCCCTGCGCAAGCTGGCCACCGGCGCGAAGCGCCCGCAGGTGAGGGTTCAGGCTTTGTATGTGCTCGACCGGCTCGGCGCTCTGGATGCGGGCGTGCTCGCCACGGCACTGGTCGACGATCATCCCGAGGTTCGGCGCAATGCCTTGCGTCTGGCCGAACCGCAATTGGCCCGCCTTTCGCCCACTGGCGGCAGCGTGGACGCCCTGGGCGCCGCGGTGCTCGGCCGATGCGATGACGCCAATCCCAAGGTCCGGCTGCAGTTGGCATGCACGCTGGGCGCCTGGCCTCACGCCGAGGCCGGGCGGGCGCTGGCGCGGCTGGCCATGCGCGACCAGGACCACCCTTGGCTGCTGGCGGCGGTCGCATCGTCGGCGCCGTTGGTGATCGACTCGCTCGTCGAGGCGTTAGCGTACGAGGCGGAAAAATCGCCTCCTCCGCCGCAACTCGTCACCGATCTGCTCGCCACGGCCACGGCCTTGGACCGCACCGACGTGTTGGGACGCCTGCTTGCCGTGATCGTGCGTCGTAGCGACGCGGGATACGAGACCTGGCAGTTGGAAGCGCTGGCCGGGCTGCTCGAGGCACTCGACCGCCGCAAACTTGCCGTCGATCAATTCGTGGCCTCACATGCGCAGTCGCTGCCCGGCCTCGCGCGAGACCTGCCCCAAGCACTCGACGATGCCCGCGCGACGGCGGCTGCCGAGAGCGCACCGCTCGAGCAGCGCCTGGCGGCCATCCGGCTACTGTCTCATGCGCTCGAGGGGCCGTCGAATGCGGTCGGTGTCTTGACGTCGTTGCTCGGCGCTCAGCAGCCTGCCCAATTGCAAGCCGCAGCGGTCGAGGCCCTGACCGAGTCGCGCGGTGGCGAAGTGCCGCGAGCATTGTTCGCTGCCTGGCGCTCGTACTCGCCGCCGGTGCGTTCGGCCATACTCGACGCGATGCTGCGCCGGGCCCAATGGGTCGACGCTTGCCTCGACGCCCTCGAACAAGGCACGCTGGCGGTGACTGAGCTCGACGCATTCCGGCGGCAGCGACTGTTGGAAAACACCCGGGCGGCCGTGCGCGAACGGGCCGGCAAATTGCTGGCCGCGCAGTCGCAGCCTCGGCGCGCCATCGTCGAGCAATACCGCCCTGCCTTGGAGTTGGTGGGCAACGCCGATGCGGGCCGCGAAGTCTTCCGCAACCGCTGTGCCGTGTGCCACAAGTTCGAGGGCTACGGTCAACTGGTCGGGCCCGACCTGAGCGCCTTGGTCGATAAATCGTCCGAAGCGCTGCTCACGGCGATTCTCGACCCCAACCGCGCAGTCGAATCGCGGTTCGTCAATTACACCGCCGTGACCGCCGACGGCCTGACATTGACCGGTCTGCTGGCGGCCGAGACCGACGGCTCGATTACGCTCCTGGCCCAGGAAGGCAAAGAGCACGTCGTGCTGCGGACACAGCTCGAGGCGTTGGAGAGCGCCGGCAAATCGTTGATGCCCGAAGGCTTGGAAAAGGACATCGCCCCGCAAGCGATGGCTGACTTGCTCGCCTACCTGCGCGCCGTGGTGCCTGCGCCCAAGCAGTTCGAGGGCAACGCGCCGGCCTTGGTCGAGGTCGACGCTTTGCGAGGCGAGCTGTTCTGCCTGGCGAATAATGCCGAGATTTACGGCCAGACGCTCGTGTTCGAGCCCAGCGGCAACTTGGGATATTGGAGCAGCAGCGACGACCGGGCCATTTGGACCCTGAACGTCCAGCGCGCCGCGCGCTACGCGGTGATGCTCGAATGGGCCTGCGACAACGGCGTCGCCGGAAATGAGTTTCTGATCGAAGTCGAGGGCCAGCGGCTCGCGGGCAAGGTCGAAGGCACGGGCTCCTGGAGCGACTACACGCGCCAGACGGTGGGCGAGTTGCGGCTGACGCCCGGCCAGCATCGCCTGGGCATGCGCGCCAGCGGCACGATCCAAGGGGCTCTGTTCGACCTCAAGTCGATCACGCTACGTCCCGTAGGAAAGTGACGATGACCGACGCCGCCGCAGAAGGTGCTCAACAGGACGAGGCGAGCGCCGCCGGCGAATCGACCGCAGGCGGCGCTCGATCGCTGCCCCGGGCGGTCAAGCTGCTGGGCTGGGCGAGCTTTGCCAACGACGTGGCGACCGAAGCGGTGTTTCCCTTGCTGCCGCTGTTCGTGACCGAGGTTCTCGGCGGCGGCAAGAAACAACTCGGCCTGATCGAAGGCGTCGCCGATAGTACGGCCAGCCTGCTCAAGCTGGCCAGCGGCGCATGGTCCGATCGGCTGCAACAACGCAAGGGGCTGATCGTCGTGGGCTATGTGCTGGCCGCGGCCGTGCGCCCGCTGCTTGGTCTGGCCCAGGCGCCTTGGCACGTGCTGGCTGTTCGCGGTGTCGACCGGGTCGGCAAGGGCCTGCGCACGGCGCCGCGCGACGCGCTGATCGCCGACGTCACGCCCCCCGAACAACGCGGCGCGGCGTTTGGCTATCACCGGGCCATGGATCATCTTGGCGCGGCGCTCGGGCCGCTCTTGGCGACCGCCTTTCTCTGGTTCCGGCCGCAAGACTTGCGCACGCTGTTCTTGCTCACGGCGCTGCCGGGGCTGGCCGTGGTGGCGATCGTGGTTTTCGGCCTGCGAGAACCGGCGCGACACGTGATCGCGACGCCGCCCGAGGCCGCGACGCGCGGGCCGCTGACGCGCAATTTTCTCGCGTACCTCGCCATCTTGTGCCTGTTCACGCTGGGCAACTCGAGCGATGCGTTTCTCCTGGTCCGGGCCAGCGAACTCGGCGTGACCGCAGGCTGGCTGCCGGGGCTCTGGCTCACCTTCAGCCTGCTCAAGGGCGTCGGCAATTTGGGCATGGGGCCCGCGGTCCAGCGGATCGGTCCCCGGCGCTTGATTCGCGTCGGCTGGGTTTGCTATGCCCTGGTTTACGGGGGCTTTGCGCTGGCCACACAGTGGTGGCATGCCTGGCTGCTGTTTGCCGCGTATGCGATCTTCTACGCACTGACCGAGCCTGCGGAAAAGACGCTGGTCGCCAACCTGGTGGCGGCGCAGCAGCGCGGGCAGGCCTTTGGCTGGTTCAATTTCTCGTTGGGGGTCGCGGCGCTCCCGGCTAGCCTGTTGTTCGGCTGGCTCTACGACGAGTATGGCGCCGCTGGCGCCTTTGGCTTTGGTGCGGGCGTGGCGATCTTCGCGGCCGTGCTGCTAGGCCTCGTACACGAATCGCGGGGGGATGCATGACCGATAACGAGTTTCTCGCCGGGTTCGTGAACTGCACGATCCCACGGGCAGAATGGTCGCACGAGGCCCATGTCCGTATGGCTTGGCTTTACCTGCGGCAAATGCCGTACGACGAAGCCGTTGCCTTGGTGCGCGCCGGTATCCAGCGCTACAACCACACCGTCGGTTCCGGCCAGGGCTATCACGAGACGGTGACCGTCGCCTTCGTGCGCCTGATCGATGCGCGCGTGAATCGCGATGCCAATGCAGGCGAGAAGTTCCCCGACTTCCTCGCGCGCTGCCCTGAGCTGGTCGATCGCGAGCGGCCGATCCTGCACGAATATTACCGGCCCGAAACGCTGGATTCGGACGCGGCCCGGGACAGCTTTGTCGAGCCGGACCGTTCTCCCCTACCCTGATATCGTCGATCGAGGCCACGGCGGCCGCGCTGCGGCTAGTTCAGATCGACGTCCGAGAGACGCTTCTGGAACACCGTCTCCGAGATCCGATTGCTGGCCCCGAAGCCGTTATGACCAACGCGGCAGGCCAGCTTCGGTTTGACCCACACGGCGTCGATCGTCGTGGGGACCAACGGCTGGGCACATTCCAACGCGTGCAATTCGGCGAAGATCGCTTCGCGGACCTTCGGAGCGATGTACTGGTTGCTGACGGTGCCGACCACCTGCAGCTTTTCCTTGACCACGGCGGCCAGCACCAGCGAGCTGAATCCGCTGCTGCCTTGCGGCTTGTAGCCGACGACCAGGCAGTCGAGCTTGTGGCGACGTTTCGGCAGATTCTCAGGCGCATAAGGATCGACCGGTTCCTCCAGATCGCCTGAGTTGTCCTGGTTTTCGTCGTCGGCGTTCTTGCCCGTCATCTTCTCCATGGCCTCTTCCATGTTCATGTCCTCGTCGTTCGCGTTGTCGGTAAGGTCGACGACGGCATGAATGAGATTCGGCGCGGCCTCTTCCTCGGGGCCCAGTTCCCAGATCAGGTGATACGGAATTCCTCCGACGACGGCCGGGCCCATGATGGCCAGGCAGAGCGACCAGACGCCGATGCACACGCGCCGCGATGTGACCGGCAGTTCTACGAAGGTCTGTTTCCACACCTTGAAGGGCCTGAGCGCAATGTCGAGGAGCTTGAGATCCGAGTCTTCGGCGATCGCCGTCAGGAAAGCGACGAGGTGCACGACGCCGAAGGCGAGCGAGCCGATCACCCACTGACCGATTGCCCAATAGGCCCGCGACCAGCTACCCAGGGGAAACAGGAAGCGAGCCCCGATGCTCACAGCCGTGACGACGACCAGGCCGGCCAGCAGCGTCCAGACCCAGAGCGGAACGCGGCGCGGGTCCCAGGGGTTGGTCGACGCCTGGACCGGCGCTTCTTGCGGATCGACTTCGATGCAAAAGTTGAACTTCGGAAACCAGCCGCACTTCAAGCACCACTCGGCCTGCTCTCCCAACCCCGGCGCGGAGCAATGTGGGCACAGGTTCTCCTCGACGAGCATGCCCGCTTCTTCGCCGCCCAACGGCTGGTCGTCCACAAGCAATTCGTCAGGTAAAGAGGTTGCCATCGATGCTGCCCGCTCGTCGTGGTGATGGTTCTTACAGATGGGGCGATGCCGCGCCGCGCAGGGTTGCGCGCGAACATCTGCCCCAGGCACCGCTTCTTGGGGAATCTAGGTCCTGCCGCCTGGCCCTGGGGCGGCTGGGAGGGCGACGGCGATTTCGACGTGCCATGATCCGGACGGGCTGTAGCGGTGCTAGCGGTCATGTCGCCTCGGGTTTTTGGGGGCCGCGAGCCGCAGCCGGCCAAGCCATATAGGCGCTCGTTTTCCCGGCCGCTACCATCTCGCCGCTTTGCGCGGGCATGCCAGCTCGGCGAGCGTCTTGAACCAACGACCCAGGGACCGGCAATGACACGACCACAACGGCTGATGTTGGGTGTGGCGCTGCTGGTCAGCGCGGCGACCGTCGTCGACGTGGCAACCACCTGGCTGGCGCGCCGCGACTTGGAAGATTTCGACCTTGTCGTCGCCGTCGTTGCGGCGGCACTTTCGGGAATCTGCATTCTCCGTCGGGCCGCGGCGATTCGCATCGCGACGACCACGGTCGCGTTTACGACGGCGCTGGTGTTGGTGGAGCTCGCGTTCACTGCGCTGGCCGCCTGGTTCGTGCCCGGAAGCGCTGCCGGGCCGTGGTATGTGTGGCCGCCCAATTACACGTGCGTCGTCACGCCGGGCGATGCGCTTGGAGTAGCGCCGCAAGGCCGGTTTTCTACCAATGCTCTCGGCCTGCGCGGACCCACGCTGCCGCAACAGGGCGACTATCGCATTCTCTGTGTCGGCGGCAGCACGACCGAGTGCCTGTATCTCGACGATGCGCGTACCTGGCCCGCCGTGTTGAGTCGCGAGCTAGGCGGTGCGCGCCGACACGTTTGGGTCGGTAACGCCGGGCGCAGCGGGCTCACGACGGTCGACCATCTGACGTTGCTCGAAAACTGGTCGCCCGCGGCGACCATGGACTGCTGGGTCGTGCTCTGCGGCGTCAACGATCTGGGGCTGCAATTGAACGGTACCTATGACGCCGAGGTCGCCCGGTCTTGGGAACGCACGTTTGCTTATCGGCGGCCCGGCTGGTCCGCGCCTTGGGCACGACCGTTGTATCGCAATCTCTATACCTGGACCTTGGCCGCGCGCGGGGGCGATCGGCTGAAACGACTCGTGCGCGGAACCTCGCGCGAAGCGCAGCAGGATGTGAAGGCCGCCTGGCTCGCCCATCTCCGCCGCGAGCGGCAGGCGGGCACTCGAAGCGACGAACTGCCCGACCTGCAACCGTTCCTCGTGGCGTATGAAAGAAACCTGCGCCGCCTGATCGACCTGGCGCGCCAGCGGCACGTACGGCTGGTGTTTCTGACGCAGCCGGTGCTTTGGCAAGAGCCTATGTCGAGTGAGCTCGAGGCGTTGTGCTGGGGAGGACGATGCCCTGACGGTCGGTATCGGAGCACGGCCGTCTTGTCGCGCGCCATGGCGGCCTATAATGACAGGCTGCGGCAGGTCTGTCGCGCTGAGTCCGTAGAATGCGTCGATTTGGCGGAGCAAGTGGCGCCTTCGACGGCAACGTTTTACGACGATTGCCATTTCAACGATCACGGCGCCGATACCGTCGGACGTCTGGTCGCCGTCCAGGTGGGGCAAGCCCTGCCGCAGGTGTCCGGCGCGCCGGACGCGCTCCCCGATCCTGTGTACAGCGGCCCCGATACGGCGGAATTTTTCGATCCCTCCTTGGTAGCCCCCCGCTTGACCGAAGTCGTTGTATCCCTTAGAAATGCGCGGAAATCTGCCAGCCGACCGCACCCTGGTGGAGCGGGCAAGTAGCAAGTCAGCAGTCGGCCTAATCAGCCGACTGACAACCGATGGCGCCGTAGCCAAGAGGCTAAGGCAGCGGATTGCAAATCCGCCATCGTGGGTTCGACTCCCACCGGCGCCTCTTTCTTCTAAAGCATGGTCTGCAAATTGGTTGCGACCGGCTTGGTGTGCAGTACGACTCGGCGCGCCGTGGCGAGCGCCAGTCGAAGGAAACGGTCACGCTCACGCGTCTAGCCGGTCTGCCGCCTGTGTGTCAGGCTCGCCGGTTCAATCGCTTGCAAGCCGGCCTCTGCGGCGAGGCGATGCACCGGAACCTGCCACACCGGCTTTGCGTCAAGGAGCTTGCTCGACCGGCGCAGGGAAACTCGCGCTGCGGATCAAGCCGAGCACGGCCCAAGCGCTGCCCGCGCCAGTGATCGGCACCAGATTCTCGCTCCCGTTTCCTCCTGGTTCTGTAGGCCGAGAAGCCATCGCCCAGGAGCCGTCCGCGCGCTGCGTCCTGGCCAGAAACGCCTCACCGCGCTCGACGGCCACCTTGCCTGTCGGATCACTGGCAATCGTCAAGGCATAGAGCGCTTGGCCGGTTGCCCAAGCGTCGCTGTCCAACCCGGGCGCCTGGGCCCAACCGCCGTCTGCGCGCTGAGAGTCAAGGATGCGACGAACCATGGGCTCCTGCTCCGCCTGGGGACGATCGAGTCTTGCCCAGAGCACCAGTCGGAGGGCGGTGGACTGCAATTCGTCGTCAGGAGCTGCGGTGTTCAGCCAGTTGACCGCGTGATCGCGCGCCTGCGTGGCCCGCGCGTCACCGCTCGCGGCAGCCGGCAACACGGCCAAAGTCGCGAGTGCGGTGAGGCTGACGTCGGACTCGCCGAAGAGGGGTGGCCTTGTCTTCGGCCAGGCCAACCAGGAGCCCTCGGCGGTTTGCTCATCCTCGAGGGTCGCCAAGATTTTTTTCAGGCCCTCTTGCGCTGCCGGGGAAGGTGTGGGATCGGCGCTAAGAGCGAGCGCGAAATAGATGGCCTTGGGGCTCGCGGCACGAGGCGCCGCCGCCGGGCGATCCATGTGAAACTTGCCGTCCCCCGCCTGCGCGAGCCAAGTCGTCAATTCCAGGAGGAGGGGCTCGTCGATCTTTCGATTGGCCTGCCTCGCTTCCTGCATGGCACATACGACCAGGCTGGCATGATGACACGAAGTGCAGTCGTACTCCTGTTTCCAAGCGACCGCGTCACGAGCCAGGAATTCAAGGCCGCGCTGAATCGTGTCGGCGTCATCGACCTCGCTCGATTGAGCGTCATGGGCCAGCGCCAGCAGGAGCATGCAATGCAAGACCGCGAGAAGTC
Protein-coding regions in this window:
- a CDS encoding c-type cytochrome, yielding SVFVDELRYPTSVAAWGRGVLICAAPDILYAEDTDGDDVADRREVLFTGFSTGNPQHQMNGLQRGLDGWFYCANGHSEGEVRSTKTGQTVEVSGRDFRIDPATGSIETEIGSTQFIRSRDDWGNWFGNNNIDPLWHYVLEERYLRRNPHVPYPDARNPVPDEPGSAPVYARSRTLERFNDLHTADHFTSACSTILYRDELLGAAWASSSFVSEPVHNLVHREVVRDDGLSLASRRAADEATSEFLASTDSFFRPTMVNTGPDGALWVADMYRLVIEHPEWIPAEAQARYDLRSGSDRGRIYRLYPVGSRPRPIVRLSELSPVELVTALDSPNGPQRDLAAQLLVERADEAMREPLRKLATGAKRPQVRVQALYVLDRLGALDAGVLATALVDDHPEVRRNALRLAEPQLARLSPTGGSVDALGAAVLGRCDDANPKVRLQLACTLGAWPHAEAGRALARLAMRDQDHPWLLAAVASSAPLVIDSLVEALAYEAEKSPPPPQLVTDLLATATALDRTDVLGRLLAVIVRRSDAGYETWQLEALAGLLEALDRRKLAVDQFVASHAQSLPGLARDLPQALDDARATAAAESAPLEQRLAAIRLLSHALEGPSNAVGVLTSLLGAQQPAQLQAAAVEALTESRGGEVPRALFAAWRSYSPPVRSAILDAMLRRAQWVDACLDALEQGTLAVTELDAFRRQRLLENTRAAVRERAGKLLAAQSQPRRAIVEQYRPALELVGNADAGREVFRNRCAVCHKFEGYGQLVGPDLSALVDKSSEALLTAILDPNRAVESRFVNYTAVTADGLTLTGLLAAETDGSITLLAQEGKEHVVLRTQLEALESAGKSLMPEGLEKDIAPQAMADLLAYLRAVVPAPKQFEGNAPALVEVDALRGELFCLANNAEIYGQTLVFEPSGNLGYWSSSDDRAIWTLNVQRAARYAVMLEWACDNGVAGNEFLIEVEGQRLAGKVEGTGSWSDYTRQTVGELRLTPGQHRLGMRASGTIQGALFDLKSITLRPVGK
- a CDS encoding MFS transporter, which produces MTDAAAEGAQQDEASAAGESTAGGARSLPRAVKLLGWASFANDVATEAVFPLLPLFVTEVLGGGKKQLGLIEGVADSTASLLKLASGAWSDRLQQRKGLIVVGYVLAAAVRPLLGLAQAPWHVLAVRGVDRVGKGLRTAPRDALIADVTPPEQRGAAFGYHRAMDHLGAALGPLLATAFLWFRPQDLRTLFLLTALPGLAVVAIVVFGLREPARHVIATPPEAATRGPLTRNFLAYLAILCLFTLGNSSDAFLLVRASELGVTAGWLPGLWLTFSLLKGVGNLGMGPAVQRIGPRRLIRVGWVCYALVYGGFALATQWWHAWLLFAAYAIFYALTEPAEKTLVANLVAAQQRGQAFGWFNFSLGVAALPASLLFGWLYDEYGAAGAFGFGAGVAIFAAVLLGLVHESRGDA
- a CDS encoding SGNH/GDSL hydrolase family protein; protein product: MTRPQRLMLGVALLVSAATVVDVATTWLARRDLEDFDLVVAVVAAALSGICILRRAAAIRIATTTVAFTTALVLVELAFTALAAWFVPGSAAGPWYVWPPNYTCVVTPGDALGVAPQGRFSTNALGLRGPTLPQQGDYRILCVGGSTTECLYLDDARTWPAVLSRELGGARRHVWVGNAGRSGLTTVDHLTLLENWSPAATMDCWVVLCGVNDLGLQLNGTYDAEVARSWERTFAYRRPGWSAPWARPLYRNLYTWTLAARGGDRLKRLVRGTSREAQQDVKAAWLAHLRRERQAGTRSDELPDLQPFLVAYERNLRRLIDLARQRHVRLVFLTQPVLWQEPMSSELEALCWGGRCPDGRYRSTAVLSRAMAAYNDRLRQVCRAESVECVDLAEQVAPSTATFYDDCHFNDHGADTVGRLVAVQVGQALPQVSGAPDALPDPVYSGPDTAEFFDPSLVAPRLTEVVVSLRNARKSASRPHPGGAGK
- a CDS encoding terpene cyclase/mutase family protein, which gives rise to MRLLAVLHCMLLLALAHDAQSSEVDDADTIQRGLEFLARDAVAWKQEYDCTSCHHASLVVCAMQEARQANRKIDEPLLLELTTWLAQAGDGKFHMDRPAAAPRAASPKAIYFALALSADPTPSPAAQEGLKKILATLEDEQTAEGSWLAWPKTRPPLFGESDVSLTALATLAVLPAAASGDARATQARDHAVNWLNTAAPDDELQSTALRLVLWARLDRPQAEQEPMVRRILDSQRADGGWAQAPGLDSDAWATGQALYALTIASDPTGKVAVERGEAFLARTQRADGSWAMASRPTEPGGNGSENLVPITGAGSAWAVLGLIRSASFPAPVEQAP